From a region of the Dictyostelium discoideum AX4 chromosome 2 chromosome, whole genome shotgun sequence genome:
- the sac1 gene encoding hypothetical protein, whose translation MNIELINTNERFILINNGNKDKSLNIDKHSVKASISVGVPKNNEKVLTRIENVKGIIGCIQLVSGHYLMIFKEHNHVATVTGKKIYQMKDVELIPFFPNQQSLVSIPDQDAEEQHLSMIRWLLSSENFYFSYDYDFTLTLQRQYSTTTTTTSGSSLGERCDSRFFWNEKYVTILSKEHGLGDWILPITMGFVESKTLGGTCQFTLISRRNLNRSGTRYNVRGIDKKGNVANNVETEQIIEIKENTFTSFVQVRGSIPLLWSQFPTLKYKPSVKFYGDEKENSQALEQHFKQLHQLYGSTTVVNLIDRKGAELKLGEAYEERVKSLKDVHYVWFDFHSICKGMRYDKLSILMDQLKDDLKQYGFFFVEDGKIVQKQQGVFRTNCIDNLDRTNVVQSLITRHSLENQMASVLNKQIPSTTFKGDQFEYVFKNIWADHGDAISTQYSGTGALKNDFTRTGKRNFQGVLRDGENSVKRYYLNNFKDGFRQDSYFLFTNPSVDLTTAKQHESKPPSPLIWIFSFVFAAIFLANLYLPSATSSIGGFISQTTVLVGSVFFALKLAMKYQASIVDKPTLFKLDSIYKN comes from the coding sequence atgaatattgaattaattaatacaaatgaaagatttatattaataaataatggtaataaagataaatcattaaatattgataaacATTCAGTTAAAGCTAGTATTAGTGTTGGTGtaccaaaaaataatgaaaaggTTTTAACAAgaattgaaaatgttaaagGTATAATCGGTTGTATTCAATTGGTATCAGgtcattatttaatgatattcAAAGAACATAATCATGTTGCAACTGTGACAGGTAAGAAAATCTATCAAATGAAAGATGTCGAATTGATTCCATTCTTTCCAAATCAGCAATCACTAGTATCAATCCCCGATCAAGATGCCGAGGAACAACATTTATCGATGATTAGATGGTTATTGTCGTCAGAGAATTTCTATTTCTCATATGACTATGATTTCACTCTTACACTTCAAAGACAGTattcaaccaccaccaccaccacaagcGGATCGTCATTAGGCGAGCGTTGTGATTCACGTTTCTTTTGGAACGAAAAGTATGTTACAATTTTAAGTAAAGAGCATGGTTTGGGTGACTGGATTCTACCAATTACAATGGGCTTTGTGGAGTCAAAGACATTGGGTGGTACTTGCCAATTCACTTTAATTTCACGTAGAAATTTAAATCGTTCTGGTACACGTTATAATGTACGTGGTATTGATAAGAAGGGTAATGTCGCTAATAATGTAGAGACTGAGCAGATTATTGAGATCAAGGAGAACACTTTCACATCATTCGTGCAAGTTAGAGGCTCGATCCCATTGCTATGGTCACAATTCCCAACTTTGAAATACAAACCATCGGTTAAATTCTACGGTGATGAGAAGGAGAACTCCCAAGCATTGGAGCAACACTTTAAACAACTTCACCAACTCTATGGCTCCACCACCGTGGTCAACCTTATCGATCGTAAAGGTGCCGAATTAAAATTAGGTGAGGCCTATGAAGAACGTGTTAAATCTTTGAAAGATGTTCATTATGTTTGGTTTGATTTCCATTCAATTTGTAAAGGTATGCGTTATGACAAGTTGTCCATACTCATGGACCAGTTAAAGGACGATTTGAAGCAGTATGGCTTCTTTTTCGTTGAGGATGGTAAAATCgttcaaaaacaacaagGTGTTTTCCGTACGAATTGTATCGATAATTTAGACAGAACCAATGTAGTGCAATCTTTAATCACTCGTCACTCCTTGGAGAACCAAATGGCAAGTGTATTGAATAAACAAATCCCATCAACCACTTTCAAAGGCGACCAGTTTGAGTATGTATTTAAGAATATCTGGGCCGACCATGGTGATGCTATCTCCACTCAATACTCTGGCACTGGCGCATTAAAGAATGATTTCACTCGTACTGGTAAAAGAAATTTCCAAGGTGTACTTAGAGATGGTGAAAATTCAgttaaaagatattatttaaataacttTAAAGATGGTTTCCGTCAAGATAGTTACTTTTTATTCACAAATCCATCAGTTGATTTAACCACTGCTAAACAACATGAATCAAAACCACCCTCACCTCTAATTTGGATCTTTTCATTTGTATTTGCTGCTATCTTTTTAGCAAATTTATATCTCCCTTCTGCTACTTCATCAATTGGTGGTTTCATTTCTCAAACTACCGTTTTAGTTGGTTCAGTTTTCTTTGCTCTTAAATTAGCTATGAAATATCAAGCTTCAATAGTTGATAAACcaactttatttaaattagattcaatttataaaaactaa
- a CDS encoding hypothetical protein (Similar to Homo sapiens (Human). Tenascin (TN) (Hexabrachion) (Cytotactin) (Neuronectin) (GMEM) (JI) (Miotendinous antigen) (Glioma-associated-extracellular matrix antigen) (GP 150-225) (Tenascin-C) (TN-C)), with protein MFGDNPSPEYFCVVYYCSPITGSIIGPFKLIGDPSNQSNEVMTHSDLKNFTNISSMELVYFKIDEELLYIKLNNVEKVGFIFVNGVKEINRTLADYKEIVIDSRDLENSTFKLSYINNDTAKFQIKNSFLEFENDLPDLPSLTNLLLEIRSLPNISQINPYQVSFRFSPDFDIGSLKLNFQTLKSQLITILDSNDSNLIYPCDFIKDQYVGQNEKSTINFGLKFLPPIDGHVIDLSNKNIESISYTNAGNAFNIVINSKSTFPILVGYYVNVALLKGNISQTIPLSQFGRGESISVIDSKISGDLDTNYRPTDGVVRRLYDFSNNFITGTIDPSWCNAQLIIRNNKMSGEVPSCYSCYFNYPMQLVNNPDIKVFYDGFEGNNFTNLEQNLKCTTFAPQIDKDSETSLIISGTDIGFYGDKFLIQDTMICTTYQVIEFGKSYKCGIHPSFSFKDLNYIKINFKFPFDKDYYFSLINRVPMITSVTYSNNNLQINGSYFSSYLGHVPQTISLSTFTFDILNSSDFFSIQAISTFKVVPNPGFNLLTLKTNSKISRVFINMASLANDKLCKNNCTDDDHGVCNLYLGTCVCNNNYEGDDCSIPQFYITSVQPSTTNGGEAIFFGLYGYDLSNISLTISGIDCPITFNSSDTIKCIAPPGNGIKTVILKQNIKIFTGIGIYKYIELSIPCPNKCSNNGICNSTTGICKCKNGYTLYDCSALLNTDIGLGNNNNNNNNNGGTNTTIDPGTGSTNITDSQTNFQIYLKSLIEVDINNNEVKSYSLLKNWIFNKTENEIEPNKYILKQQLVNNTSTTSNGCIITSTIEEIKDKNGKEFTFAGTSFVVSSGSIKFTISIANYTYQSNLNTLKLELISSVDKIDKINNCNSKDTEIDTTNVNDISTFNYIKISKNKNIFSGRFINKVLSDGRSTFFTTSARNDSNSIIVSLNLPHCINECLIDPDFSVLLSNDFKSECGDDDSSRKWFLPVVVVVPVVGFALILIILLIIYKKSTTFKIILHATKLKKLKNNK; from the exons ATGTTTGGTGATAATCCATCACCAGAATATTTTTGTgttgtttattattgttCCCCAATAACAGGTTCAATAATTGGACC gtttaaattaattgggGATCCAAGTAATCAATCTAATGAAGTGATGACTCACTCTGATTTAAAGAACTTTACAAATATATCTTCAAT ggaattagtttattttaaaattgatgaagaattattatatattaaattaaataatgttgaaaaggttggttttatttttgtaaatggggtaaaagaaataaatagaaCCTTGGCAGATTATAAAGAGAT agtAATTGATAGTAGAGATTTAGAAAATAGTACATTTAAACTatcatatattaataatgatactgcaaaatttcaaataaagaattcatttttggaatttgaaaatgatttaccaGATTTACCATCATTAACAAATTTATTGTTGGAAATTAGAAGTTTACCAAATATTTCTCAAATAAATCCTTACCAAGTTTCGTTTAGATTTAGTCCAGATTTTGATATTggatcattaaaattaaattttcaaacttTAAAATCACAATTAATAACTATCTTAGATTCGaatgattcaaatttaatatatccATGTGATTTCATAAAAGATCAATATGTTGGACAAAATGAAAAGAGTACTATTAATTTTGGCCTTAAATTTTTACCACCAATTGATGGTCATGTTATTGATCTATCAAATAAGAATATTGAATCTATATCATATACCAATGCTGGTAATGcttttaatattgttataaattcaaaatcaacattCCCTATTTTGGTTGGTTATTATGTTAATGTTGCCCTTTTAAAAGGTAATATATCACAAACTATACCACTTTCACAATTTGGTAGAGGTGAAAGTATTTCAGTAATAGATTCAAAAATCAGTGGTGATTTGGATACTAATTATAGACCAACTGATGGAGTTGTAAGAAGACTTtatgatttttcaaataatttcattacaGGTACCATTGATCCATCATGGTGTAATgctcaattaataattagaaataataaaatgagtGGTGAAGTTCCATCATGCTATTCATGTTATTTTAACTATCCAATGCAATTAGTTAATAATCCAGatattaaagttttttatGATGGATTTGAAggaaataattttacaaatttagaACAAAATCTTAAATGTACAACATTTGCTCCACAAATTGATAAAGATTCAGAAACCAGTTTAATTATTTCTGGTACTGATATTGGTTTCTATGGTGATAAGTTTTTAATACAAGATACTATGATATGTACAACATATCAAGTAATCGAATTTGGTAAAAGTTATAAATGTGGAATTCATCCaagtttttcttttaaagatttaaactatattaaaattaattttaaattcccatttgataaagattattatttttcattaattaatagaGTACCAATGATAACATCAGTAACTTactcaaataataatttacaaattaatgGATCTTACTTTTCAAGTTATTTAGGTCATGTTCCACAAACAATTAGTTTATCAACTTTTACATTTGATATCTTAAATTCAAGTGATTTCTTTTCTATCCAAGCAATATCAACTTTTAAAGTAGTTCCAAATCCAGGCTTCAATCTATTAACATtgaaaacaaattcaaagatTTCAAGAGTTTTCATTAATATGGCATCATTAGCAAATGATAAGttatgtaaaaataattgcaCAGATGACGACCATGGTGTttgtaatttatatttagGTACTTGtgtttgtaataataattatgaagGTGATGATTGTTCAATTCCACAATTTTATATTACATCAGTTcaaccatcaacaacaaatggtGGTGAAGCTATTTTCTTTGGTTTATATGGATATGACCTTAGTAATATTTCATTAACTATTAGTGGAATAGATTGTCCAATTACATTCAATTCATCAGATACAATTAAATGTATAGCACCACCTGGTAATGGTATTAAAactgtaattttaaaacaaaatattaaaatattcacTGGTATTggcatttataaatatattgaattatcaatacCATGTCCAAATAAATGTTCAAATAATGGTATTTGTAATTCGACAACTGGAATTTGTAAATGTAAAAATGGATATACTTTATATGATTGTAGCGCATTATTAAATACAGATATTGGTTTaggcaataataataacaataataataataatggtggtacaaatacaacaattgACCCAGGTACAGGTTCAACAAATATTACAGATTCTCAAACTaatttccaaatttatttaaaatcattaattgaagtagatattaataataatgaagttaaatcttattcattattaaagaattggatatttaataaaactgaaaatgaaattgaaccGAATAAATAcatattaaaacaacaattagtAAATAATACTTCTACAACTTCAAATGGATGTATAATTACATCAAcaattgaagaaattaaagataaaaatggtAAAGAATTTACATTTGCGGGTACATCATTCGTTGTTTCAAgtggttcaattaaattcacaATTTCAATTGCAAATTATACATATCaaagtaatttaaatactttaaaattagaattaatatCATCAGTTGATAAAAtcgataaaattaataattgtaattcaAAAGACACAGAAATCGATACAACCAATGTAAATGATATATCAACATTTAATTATATCAAAATTTCcaagaataaaaatattttctctGGTAGATTCATAAATAAAGTATTATCTGATGGAAGATCAACATTTTTTACAACAAGCGCAAGAAATGactcaaattcaattattgtGTCATTAAATTTACCACATTGTATTAATGAATGTTTAATTGATCCAGATTTTTCAGTTTTActttcaaatgatttcaaaTCTGAatgtggtgatgatgattcatCTCGAAAATGGTTTTTACctgttgtagtagttgtaccagttgttggttttgctcttattttaattatacttttaataatttataaaaaaagtacaacatttaaaataatactGCACGccacaaaattaaaaaaattaaaaaataataaataa
- a CDS encoding hypothetical protein (Similar to Dictyostelium discoideum (Slime mold). Hypothetical 127.0 kDa protein), producing the protein MVIIGNKEYTPIGAELIPSDILGFPNVYRYDFRDLPISFEFFYYKIQNVVTITYRNFTGINEINQTLPGYREMFISCDCLDGSNFKMSYINKNTSLFQLDKSYLNLINDSPNLNKLYSLTLGLNNLPNMSNYYFNSMIFYFGPNFDVNSFGLNYKTIRSEVKEFKSSDPEMYFPIEALADQEVSLVGGYTIRFDLKFSRPQDNKLLNISNQNIRFITFSNPGKFFNIESNSLLQFPLILNYNCKLVVEYGTISQTEPISQFGNPKIISMKHSIISGDLGKYQLSNPNQERIYDFSGNSITGTIDQSWCHAILQIRDNNMTGPIPSCFSCYFNSPLIDSSLGSYITFYGAFEGNNFTNLYPNLPCTTFKPQIERQSNTALIIYGNDIGFNGVLYKINGTISCKTYEPIEYGKKFLFTTNNSISFAHVNYLSINFFYPFDKDYYFPLIFRSPIIDSVYFSNGKSLQVDGSYFSSYLGHVTQTITISNYTFEIFDSSDFFSIQANSTKLIPASLTNKFELLTLTTNSNIKRVYVDLGSRNDKLCKNDCIDNDHGICNLNLGVCICLDDFIGDDCSLPNFFITSVQPSTTNGGEAIFFGSFLELTNNISLTIGGIDCQITLNSIDTIKCIAQPGNGIKTIILKQNDKIFTGVGIYKYIELSIPCPNKCSNNGICNSTTGICKCKNGYTLYDCSALINLDNGLGNSNNNTGGGGTNTTIDPGTGSTNITDSQTNFQIYLKSLIEVDINNNEVKSYSLLKNWIFNKTENEIEPNKYILKQQLVNNTTPNSNGCIITSTIEEIKDKNGKEFTFAGTSFVVSSGSIKFTISIANYTYQSNLNTLKLELISSVDKIDKINNCNSKDTEIDTTNVNDISTFNYIKISKNNKIFSARFINKVLSDGRSTFFTTSARNDSNSIIVSLNLPHCINECLIDPDFSVLLTNDFKSECGDDDSSRKWFLPVVVVVPVVGVAFMIIIMFLIYKRSTTLKIMLHATKLKKFNHK; encoded by the exons atggtaaTAATTGGAAATAAAGAATATACACCAATTGGAGCAGAACTTATCCCATCGGATATACTTGGTTTTCCAAATGTTTATAGATATGATTTTAGAGATTTACCAATAAGTTttgagtttttttattataaaattcaaaatgtGGTAACAATTACTTATAGAAACTTTACAGgtataaatgaaataaatcaAACTTTACCAGGTTATAGAGAGAt gtttataAGTTGTGATTGTCTTGAtggttcaaattttaaaatgtcatatattaataaaaatacatcACTTTTTCAACTTGATAaatcatatttaaatttaattaatgattctccaaatttaaataaattatattcattaaCATTAGGATTAAACAATCTTCCAAATAtgtcaaattattattttaatagtatgattttttattttggaccAAATTTCGATGTTAATTCATTtggtttaaattataaaactaTAAGGTCAGAggttaaagaatttaaatcatcagATCCGGAAATGTATTTTCCCATTGAAGCTTTAGCAGATCAGGAAGTTTCATTGGTTGGAGGTTATACAATAcgttttgatttaaaatttagtcGTCCACAAGATAATAAGCTATTGAAcatttcaaatcaaaatattcgttttattactttttccAACCCTgggaaattttttaatattgaaagtAATTCATTACTTCAATTCCCTCTAATTCTAAACTATAATTGTAAACTTGTTGTTGAATATGGAACGATTTCTCAAACTGAACCAATTTCACAATTTGGTAATCCAAAGATTATTTCAATGAAACATTCAATTATTTCAGGTGATTTAGGTAAATATCAATTATCAAATCCTAATCAAGAAAGAATCTATGATTTTTCAGGTAATTCTATAACTGGAACAATTGATCAATCATGGTGTCATGCTATTTTACAAATTAGAGATAATAATATGACTGGTCCAATTCCATCATGTTTTTCTTGTTATTTTAATTCtccattaattgattcatcaCTTGGTTCATACATTACTTTTTATGGAGCTTTCGAGGGAAACAACTTTACAAATTTATATCCCAATTTACCTTGTACAACATTTAAACCTCAAATTGAAAGACAATCTAACACAGCTTTAATTATTTACGGTAATGATATTGGTTTCAATGGAGTCttgtataaaataaatggaaCTATTAGTTGTAAAACCTATGAACCAATTGAATATGGTAAAAAATTTCTATTTACTACCAATAATAGCATTTCATTTGCCcatgtaaattatttatcaattaattttttttatccatttGATAAGGATTATTATTTCCCATTAATTTTTAGATCACCAATTATTGACTCtgtttatttttcaaatggtAAAAGTTTACAAGTTGATGGGTCTTACTTTTCAAGTTATTTGGGTCATGTCACACAAACAATCACTATATCAAATTAtacatttgaaatttttgattcaagtgatttcttttcaattcaagcaaattcaacaaaattaATTCCAGCTtctttaacaaataaattcGAATTATTAACTTTAACTACAAATTCAAACATTAAAAGAGTTTATGTAGATTTGGGTTCAagaaatgataaattatgtaaaaatgattgtattgataatgatcatggtatttgtaatttaaatttaggtGTTTGTATATGTTTAGATGATTTTATTGGTGATGATTGTTCACTTCCAAACTTTTTCATTACATCAGTTcaaccatcaacaacaaatggtGGTGAAGCTATTTTCTTTGGTtcatttttagaattaacaaataatatttcattaaCAATTGGCGGAATAGATTGTCAAATtacattaaattcaatagaTACAATTAAATGTATAGCACAACCTGGTAATGGtattaaaactataattttaaaacaaaatgataaaatattcACTGGTGTtggtatttataaatatattgaattatcaatacCATGTCCAAATAAATGTTCAAATAATGGTATTTGTAATTCAACAACTGGAATTTGTAAATGTAAAAATGGATATACTTTATATGATTGTAGcgcattaattaatttagatAATGGTTTAggcaatagtaataataatacaggCGGTGGTggtacaaatacaacaattgACCCAGGTACAGGTTCAACAAATATTACAGATTCTCAAACTaatttccaaatttatttaaaatcattaattgaagtagatattaataataatgaagttaaatcttattcattattaaagaattggatatttaataaaactgaaaatgaaattgaaccaaataaatatatattaaaacaacaattagtAAATAATACTACTCCAAATTCAAATGGATGTATAATTACATCAAcaattgaagaaattaaagataaaaatggtAAAGAATTTACATTTGCGGGTACATCATTCGTTGTTTCAAgtggttcaattaaatttacaatttcaattgcAAATTATACATATCaaagtaatttaaatactttaaaattagaattaatatCATCAGTTGATAAAAtcgataaaattaataattgtaattcaAAAGACACAGAAATCGATACAACCAATGTAAATGATATATCAACATTTAATTATatcaaaatttcaaaaaataataaaattttctcTGCTAGATTCATTAATAAAGTATTGTCCGATGGTAGATCAACATTTTTTACAACAAGCGCAAgaaatgattcaaattcaattattgtatcattaaatttacctCATTGTATTAATGAATGTTTAATTGATCCAGATTTTTCAGTTTTACTTACAAATGATTTCAAATCTGAatgtggtgatgatgattcatCTCGAAAATGGTTTTTACctgttgtagtagttgtacCAGTTGTAGGTGTTGCTTTTATGATAATCATAATGTTTTTGATTTACAAAAGAAGTACAACACTAAAAATTATGTTACATGctacaaaattaaaaaaatttaatcacaaataa
- the pus7 gene encoding tRNA pseudouridine synthase D, protein MENETSIVKEEETTVVPTPTNDIEKTDSVTTATTTTATTTETSATTTSTPNTQPIDNVNTNTNSSSSSSFPHKVDRTEESLGIKLFLGKSGSWSGLLKQRFSDFIVNEIDEQGNVIHLKNVDYKADEQQQSTESTESTTTKEEDLQKLVGEEKTKEFTQFFDGPNKTDPKAFFLFDVNENKEQRTELHKVIKLRYNLVSETDNGKVKVWAEANPKKKSINDRQQWPIGKPKYVEFKLCKENRDTMDTLSMMSRILRNSEKNFSFAGTKDKRGITTQRVTVWKVTPEKLVELNNRISTLSPPVRIGEYRFVENHLRLGDLSGNRFSIVIREIQGADDQLITESIETFKKTGFINYFGMQRFGTGAIPTYEIGIAMIQGNWEKAAKLILDPRDGERDDATKARLYYKETGDIKKTLTMLPRGLNAERKLLLGLKNGQSSYQDAFYSIPRTLRMLYTHSYQSLIWNLMATKRIELFGFNKPIVGDLVIISEESIDNKKNEEESKDNNNNSNDGEEEIGGDETEIEEKKVIKVDYVTEDDVKNDRYTIQQVVLPLIGGSTILPKNIIGELYVEELAKSNIQPSQFISKNRAIDLRGGYRKLLETAKDTTYKIFNYDDFTIPLALSDIEILKGSQEPVDVPNGKHKAVRVCFNLPSSTYATMAYREILKSSSDMTSQMNMINKNVNSNNKRTLVDINNNNNNNDKNDAISSETKEKVNSGQIEEQPLKKQNTNQ, encoded by the exons atggaaaatGAAACATCAATTgtaaaagaagaagaaactACTGTTGTgccaacaccaacaaatgatattgaaaaaacagATTCAGTAACAACtgcaactacaactactgcAACTACTACTGAAACATCAGCAactacaacatcaacaccaaataCACAACCAATAGATAAtgtaaatacaaatacaaattcttcatcttcttcttcattccCACATAAAGTTGATAGAACTGAAGAAAGTTTaggtattaaattatttttaggtaAATCAGGATCATGGAGTGGACTTTTAAAACAAAGATTTTCAGATTTTATtgttaatgaaattgatgaacAAGGAAAtgtaattcatttaaaaaatgtggATTATAAAGcagatgaacaacaacaatcaactGAATCAACtgaatcaacaacaaccaaagaAGAAGATTTACAAAAATTAGTTGGTGAAGAGAAAACTAAAGAATTTACACAATTCTTTGATGGTCCAAATAAAACTGATCCAAAAgcattctttttatttgatgtaaatgaaaataaagaacaaAGAACTGAATTACATAAAGTTATAAAATTAAGATATAATTTAGTTTCTGAAACTGATAATGGTAAAGTTAAAGTTTGGGCTGAGGC taatccaaaaaagaaatcaattaatgatagACAACAATGGCCAATTGGTAAACCAAAAtatgttgaatttaaattatgtaAAGAGAATAGAGATACGATGGATACATTGAGTATGATGTCAAGAATATTAAGAAATAGTGAAAAGAATTTCTCATTTGCAGGTACAAAAGATAAGAGAGGTATAACTACACAAAGGGTTACCGTTTGGAAAGTTACACCAGAGAAATTGGTTGAATTGAATAATAGGATCTCAACACTTTCACCACCAGTTCGTATTGGTGAGTATAGATTCGTAGAGAATCATTTAAGGTTGGGTGATTTATCAGGTAACAGATTCTCTATTGTAATTAGAGAGATTCAAGGCGCCGATGACCAATTGATAACAGAATCCATTGAAACTTTCAAGAAAACTGgattcattaattattttggTATGCAAAGATTTGGTACTGGTGCAATTCCAACCTATGAGATTGGCATTGCAATGATTCAAGGTAATTGGGAGAAAGCTGCAAAGTTAATACTAGATCCACGTGATGGTGAACGTGATGACGCAACCAAAGCCAGACTCTATTATAAAGAAACTGgcgatattaaaaaaacactCACAATGTTGCCACGTGGTTTAAACGCAGAGAGAAAGCTATTACTCGGTTTAAAGAATGGTCAGTCCTCTTATCAAGATGCTTTCTACAGTATACCACGTACACTTCGTATGCTCTATACTCATAGTTATCAATCTTTAATTTGGAATTTAATGGCAACAAAaagaattgaattatttggttttaataaaccaatcGTTGGTGATTTAGTTATAATTTCTgaagaatcaattgataataaaaaaaatgaagaagaatcaaaagataataacaataatagtaatgatggtgaagaagaaattggtggtgatgaaactgaaattgaagagaaaaaagttataaaagTTGATTATGTTACAGAAGATGATGTAAAGAATGATCGTTATACAATTCAACAAGTTGTTTTACCATTAATTGGTGGTAGTACAATTTTACCAAAGAATATTATTGGTGAATTGTATGTTGAAGAATTAGCAAAGAGTAATATTCAACCATCACAATTTATTAGTAAAAATCGTGCAATCGATCTTAGAGGTGGTTATCGTAAATTATTGGAAACTGCCAAAGATACCACCTATAAGATTTTCAATTACGATGATTTCACAATTCCATTAGCATTATCTGATATTGAAATTCTTAAAGGCTCTCAAGAACCAGTCGATGTTCCTAATGGTAAACATAAAGCAGTTAGAGTTTGTTTCAATTTACCAAGTTCAACTTATGCAACAATGGCATATcgtgaaattttaaaatcatcaagTGATATGACTTCTCAAATGAATATGATCAATAAGAAtgttaattcaaataataaaagaactTTAgtagatattaataataataataataataatgataaaaatgatgCAATATCATCTGAAACTAAAGAAAAGGTTAATTCTGGTCAAATTGAAGAACaaccattaaaaaaacaaaatacaaatcaataa